The stretch of DNA ATGAAGATGATGCCCGCTACGCCTTTGAATTTGTCACCGGCCTGGAAGTTGTAGAAGTTCCATTTTTCTACAAAGATGAATCACTACGGTGTGGTGCCAGTCCTGATGGAATTTGTAGTGATGGTGCAGGTCTTGAACTTAAATGCCCTTTTAATACGGCTACGTATCTGGATTTCCGCCTAAACGGGAACATTAAACCCGAATATGTAGCTCAATGTCAGTTTTCAATGTGGGTAACTGGTAGAGAGCGCTGGTATTTCGCCAACTACGATCCCCGAATGAGTTTCGAAAACGTTCACCATATCGTTTTTGAACGTGATGAATCATTCATGAAGCAATTTGATGAACAAGTGCCGGAATTTATAGAGGCAATGGACGCAGCCCTCGTTGATCTTGGCTTCCAGTTCGGTGACCAATGGGGGAACCGCGCATGATGAATAAGACGTTAAAGAAAGGCGAATCTGTGCACGTAATCTGTCCTGATGGCGGAAAAATAAAGATTAAAGCCAAACGTTACTCAGAGTTTGAATTTGAGGTGCCTGAGAATGCTCGGTACATAGATATCAAACCGAATGAGAAAAAAGCACCTGATTATCAATAATCAAAAAATACCGGTTGGCAATGTTACGTTGTCAGCCGGTCATGAGGAATAACCACATGGCTAATGAATTTTTAACAGTTGATGAAGTCATCGAACTGACTGGATTCAAAAAACAGTCATGTCAGTGTGAAGCATTAACCGCTAATGGCTTTTCATACGCTAAAGATGCCGAAGGTCGACCTAAATTGACGTGGACACATGTTAACGCGGTACTGAACGGACAAATCAATACTGTTATATACCAAGATGAGCGGCCTAATTTCGGGGCTATATAATGAATCCGGTCGATAAAAGTAAACTACCTAAACGCGTATACGCCAATAAATACAGTTATTACTACAAACCAACTGACAACGTTTCTATTACCCTCGGACCTCTATCTATGCCGATGTCCGAGGTATGGAGAAAATACGAAATAGAAGTTAATGGTCAAAGTAAAATAATGACCTTTTCTAAATTATGGGCGCTATTTCTTAAGAGCCAATATTATTTGGAGCTTGCCCCACGTACACAAGATGATTATTTAAAACATGAGAAAAAGTTACTGGCCGTATTTGGAAAAGTGAAGGCGGATTTAATACGGCCAGAAGATGTCAGACAGTTTATGGATCAAAGAGGATTGCAAAGCAAAACACAGGCAAACCATGAAAAGGCCAGCATGTCTCGTGCATATAGGTGGGGATACGAGCGCGGATATGTGAAAGGTAATCCCTGTGCCGGTATATCGAAACTAAAAGTTATACCGAGAGATTATTATATTAGTGATGAGGAATACGAAGCGGTGTATTCATTTGCCAGTGACCGGTTAAAGGTAGCCATGGAAATAGCGTATTTATGCGCAAGCAGAGCCGGTGATGTTGCAAAAGCCAAATGGTTAGATGAGCTGGAAGCTGGTTTTTATATCCAACAAGGCAAAACTGGGAAGAAGCAGATCAAAGCATGGACACAGCGTTTAAGGAACGCATTGGATTTAGCAAAAAAAGCTATGCCGCCGAAATCACGTAATGACTATATCGTAGTTAATACACTTGGTGAGCGGTTAACAATAAAAACGCTAAATAACTGGTGGGTTGATGCCAAGCAACAAGCATCAGAAAAACTCGGTCGCCCTCTTTCGTTCACTTACCATGACATAAAGGCCAAAGGAATATCAGATTACACAGGTTCATCAAAAGAAAAACAGTTATTCAGTGGCCATAAAACAGAACAACAAGTCCTTACATATGACCGGAAAATTGCAGTCACCCCATCATTGGATGTACCTGTAATTTCCGAGCAAAAAAATAGATTTGTTAATTAAAAGTTAACTTAAAGTGAGCGCCAAAAAGTGAAAATCTTCCAAGTCAATCTTCCAAGTCTCTTCCAACACCCATAAAGCAAAACGGGCTAGCCTAAGCTAACCCGTTGATAATTCTGGCGGAGGAGGTGAGATTCGAACTCACGGATGGTTGCCCATCGACGGTTTTCAAGACCGTTGCCTTCAGCCGCTCGGCCACTCCTCCGCAACGGCGTGAAATATAGAACAGCTTGAGGTGCCTTGTAAAGAGGATAATTCAGCTATTTTGATCGTTCGGCTGAAAAAACATCAAAAACAATGTTTTTTGTCGATTTAAACGTCATTCCCCTCAAATTTATCCGAGTGCTATCAGAGATTGCTCTCTATAATTCCTTCTCCAGACCCAATTTTTTAATTTCAATCTTCGGACACTTATTCATCACGACTTTTAGGCCGGCTTTTTGAGCTATCGCTTCAGCTTCGGGATTAATCACATCCAGCTGTAACCATAAAACCTTAGCATTAATGGCTATTGCCTGTTCCGCAACTTCATAGGCAGCCTCTGAGTTACGAAAAACATCCACCATATCTATAGGGCGATCAATATCTTTTAGACTGGCAAAAACTTTTTGCCCCTGTAAGCTCTGCCCTGCCAATTTAGGGCTAACGGGAATAACCTCATATCCTTGAGATAGCAAATAGGCCATCACTACGTAGCTGGCTCTTGCTGGCTTATCACTTGCTCCGACCAGCGCAATAGTATTAACTTGCTGCAATATGCTTTTTATTTCACTTTCTTGCATCATCACTTACTTACTCCTGCAATTATTCTTTCTGTTTTATCTCAGTTTAGCCACCAGGCCAATGTTCAGGTAAGGCAAAAATCAATAAGATGTATACTTTTATATATTATCGCTTTTTTCCGAAACAGAGTTTCAGTAGTCTATACAGAATAACTATTTAAATAGAGGTTTGGTTTCATATGCAACTAACAACACGAACAATTTCAATACAAAAAAACATTGCACTGGTTGCTCACGATCACTGTAAGCAGTATCTCTTAAAATGGGCTGAAGACAATAAGTCCGTTTTGGCTAAACATAAACTATTTGCTACAGGTACTACCGGAAACTTGATTCAGAGAACGGCAAATGTTCCTGTCTCCAGTATGCTTAGCGGCCCTATGGGAGGAGACCAGCAGATTGGAGCTATGATCTCTGAAGGTAAAATTGATGTATTAATTTTCTTCTGGGACCCACTAAATGCCGTCCCTCACGATCCTGATGTAAAAGCCTTATTGCGACTGGCAACTGTCTGGAATATTCCTGTAGCAACTAACCGGGCAACTGCTGATCTGCTGATATGTTCAGGGTTGTTTGAAAAAGAGATAGTCATTGATATTCCTGATTATCAAAAATACCTGCAAGAACGTCTGAAATAATTCTCAACCAGACCTTAAGCCTTTGCTACCTACACAGCAGGCTTAAGGTTTTCGTTTTATTACTGCGCCACTATCGGCTAATTGTTTGATAAATATCGATGGCGACTCAGGATTCTGTAAGAGCCATACCTGATGTTTAGCACGGGTTAATGCCACATACATTAAGCGCCGCTCTTCAGCATAAGGAAAGTGTTCTGTCTGTGGCAATAATACCTGTTCAATGACGGCACCACTCTCTACAGATGGAAAACCATCTCGTCCTGAATGTAATCCGGTAATAATCACATACTCAGCCTGTTGTCCTTTACTGGCATGCATTGTCATAAATTCAATATTTAACTTTGGCCATCGAGTTGCAGCTTTAGCTAAAACGACAGGTTTTGAATAATGATAGCGTCCCAGAACAAGAATCCTTTCACTCTGTTTCACATAACTACTCAATTTATCAAACAACGCTTCCAACTGATTATCAGGCAAAATAGTGATGGGATGTTTTTCCCCCTGAACCAGACTGGAGACATCTCGTTTTATCTGGGCTGGATTTTGCTGAATATAATGACTGGTAATATCACTGATGTTCTGACCAAAGCGATAAGTTAAATCCAAATTACATTGCTCACCAATACCGAAAATATGATTAAAGTTGGCAGTTAATAACTGTTCTG from Limnobaculum xujianqingii encodes:
- a CDS encoding methylglyoxal synthase, encoding MQLTTRTISIQKNIALVAHDHCKQYLLKWAEDNKSVLAKHKLFATGTTGNLIQRTANVPVSSMLSGPMGGDQQIGAMISEGKIDVLIFFWDPLNAVPHDPDVKALLRLATVWNIPVATNRATADLLICSGLFEKEIVIDIPDYQKYLQERLK
- a CDS encoding CoA-binding protein, with protein sequence MQESEIKSILQQVNTIALVGASDKPARASYVVMAYLLSQGYEVIPVSPKLAGQSLQGQKVFASLKDIDRPIDMVDVFRNSEAAYEVAEQAIAINAKVLWLQLDVINPEAEAIAQKAGLKVVMNKCPKIEIKKLGLEKEL
- a CDS encoding tyrosine-type recombinase/integrase — encoded protein: MNPVDKSKLPKRVYANKYSYYYKPTDNVSITLGPLSMPMSEVWRKYEIEVNGQSKIMTFSKLWALFLKSQYYLELAPRTQDDYLKHEKKLLAVFGKVKADLIRPEDVRQFMDQRGLQSKTQANHEKASMSRAYRWGYERGYVKGNPCAGISKLKVIPRDYYISDEEYEAVYSFASDRLKVAMEIAYLCASRAGDVAKAKWLDELEAGFYIQQGKTGKKQIKAWTQRLRNALDLAKKAMPPKSRNDYIVVNTLGERLTIKTLNNWWVDAKQQASEKLGRPLSFTYHDIKAKGISDYTGSSKEKQLFSGHKTEQQVLTYDRKIAVTPSLDVPVISEQKNRFVN
- a CDS encoding lambda exonuclease family protein, with the protein product MTDKSIILARTGIDVDNIEQGSEAWKRLRLGVITASNAINVIASGRGGNGWGEKKKTYLLTLIAEICTGQSPDITAKPLEWGKDHEDDARYAFEFVTGLEVVEVPFFYKDESLRCGASPDGICSDGAGLELKCPFNTATYLDFRLNGNIKPEYVAQCQFSMWVTGRERWYFANYDPRMSFENVHHIVFERDESFMKQFDEQVPEFIEAMDAALVDLGFQFGDQWGNRA
- a CDS encoding DUF4224 domain-containing protein, with translation MANEFLTVDEVIELTGFKKQSCQCEALTANGFSYAKDAEGRPKLTWTHVNAVLNGQINTVIYQDERPNFGAI